The following nucleotide sequence is from Nitrosopumilus adriaticus.
CTTTGCATTCAAAGATTTTAACAGTGCTGATACAGCAATTGTCTTGAATACAAACGATCAACTAACTGTGAATTGGCAAATTTCAATGACTGGCACTACAGCAATAGACCAGACATAGTCAAACCAATTTTTTTTCTTTATTTTTTCTTTCTATAGCCATGGCTAAAGCTCTTGTCATATAGTTTAGAATATTCATAAGTCTCAGGATCAATTACATCACTAATAATCACAATTGCAGTTCTAGTAATTTTTTCATCTTTAACTTTTTTTGCAATATCTTGCAATGTTGCTTTAACAATTTTTTGATCTTTCCAGCTTGCTCTGTAAACTACAGCTACAGGAGTTGTCTTTTTGTAACCTCCTTCTATTGCTTCTTTAGCTAGTTTAGAAAGTAAATGTACACTAAGATAAAAGATCAATGTAGCTTTGTGTTTTGACAGTTCTGAAATTCTTTCACGCTTTGGAACTTTGGTTCTTGATTCTGCTCTTGTGACTATGATGGTCTGAGTTACTCCAGGAAGGGTTAGCTGAGTTCCAAGTGCAGCAGCTGAGGCTAAAAACGCAGTTACTCCAGGTACAACTGTAGACTTTATTCCTTTTTTCTCAAGATTATCAATCTGTTCTTTGATTGCACCATAAATTGATGGATCTCCATCATGTAGTCTTACAACAAGTTTGTCTTTTATTGCATTCTTGTATAATAAATCGAAAATTTCTTCTCTGACTAGTTTAGCAGCATCAAATAGTTTTCCCTTTTTGCAAAGTTTCAAGATTGGTTCAGGAATCAAAGAGCCAGAGTATACTACAACGTCTGCCTTTTGAATTAGTTTTTTGGCCTTTACAGTAATTAGTTCAGGATCCCCAGGGCCACAGCCTACAAAGAATACATCAGACACGTTTTACCACCAAAATTGAGAAATATTTTGTAGTTAGAGTATCATCATTTACTTCACCTAAAGTAAGTTTTCGAATAATTTCTTTGTCTGTTCCAAGATCTTGACCAATTGCAAAGATAGAATTATCTGGAAATCCAGATTCTTTGAGAACTTGGATTACTTGATCAAAATATCTTCCATCTTTTAGAAATATCATGGACTCAGAATTTTTTGCAATCTCTTTAACACTAGATAGATCATAGCATGATGGAATTATTGCAACCTTTTCTGCACCTTCTGCTACACTTACACCAACTTTTGCTGCAAATGTAAACATGGAGACAATTCCTGGAATTACGCTAATATCCATGTCAGGATAGTTTTCTTTGAGATCTTTGTGCATGTAAATCCATGTACTATACAAAAAAGGATCACCTACTGTAAGATATACAACATTTTTTCCTGACAAAACAGTTTCTGCCATTATTTTGGCATTTTTTTTCCATGTTTGTTCTAGAATGTCTTTGTCTTTGGTCATTGGGAAAATTAATTTTATAATTTCTTGATTTTTTGATTTATCAATTAATGATGAAACAACAGACAATGCAATACTTGGTCGGTCTTGATTAGAAGCAGGGCACATGATAATATCTGCATTATTTATTGCATTTACTGCCTTTACAGTAAGTAATTCTGGATCTCCAGGACCCACTCCAATTCCAATTAATCCAGGCATAAAAAATCTGACTTTGTTCCCAATTAAATATCTAGATTAGACTCTAGTAGCAGAAATTATAGTTACAGGATTTCTAGCAAGCATCATGGTACCAGTAGTAGTCTTTCTACTCTTTGAAATAGTAACTTGAGTAATATCTATTGATTTAAACTGTAACTTGTCTAAAATTTGCAATACAGAATAAAGTGTCTCAATTAGAATAATCCCAATTACAATTCTACCACCTGACTTTAGTTTATTCTCAGATAGTTCAACTATATCTCTAGTATCGCCACCTGTTCCTCCAATTATTATGACATCAGCTGGTTCAAGATCTTGTATCTTTTCTTTGGCATCACCAAATATTACTGAAATATTTGAAAGGCCAAACTTTTGTATGTTCTTTTTTGTTAGTTCTATTGCATTCTCATCATGATCAATAGCTAAGACTTTTCCTGATGATTCAACTTGAAGTCCAGCTTCAACGGAAATTGAACCACTTCCACAACCAATATCATAAACAGTTTGACCAGGTTTTAATCGAGCTTTACTAATTTGTATTGTTCTAACTTCTTCTTTTGTGATTGGAACCTTTTCTGTTCTCTCAAAGTTTTCATCAGGAATTCCAGGTGTTTTAAAATCCCACATATCTAATCGCTATTGTGTTTAAAGATTAATCCCACTAGAAACACTTCCAGAATGAACTAGGGTATATGTCACAATCCATGTAAACAAATACAAAAAGACATAGCTACCAATCGCCTGAGTAACAATTTTCTTTCTATCTGATGATGGCAGTTGCATTTTCATCCCTTTTGCAACTATAATTGTTCCAAAGAACACTATAATCATAAATGCAATTGATGCCCATCTTCTGTCTTCGCCTTCAATATCTTCAAAGATAAAAGTTGCAGCAGTTCCTGCAATTACTGCCAAGGCAACACGCATCCAAAATAATTTATTTAATTTTCTATCCTTTTCACTTTTCTCAGCTACACTTACTGGTGGATCAGTTGATGAATTATCTTCAACAGGCTCAGATTTTTCTGTTTCAGGAACATCAACTGGATTCTCTTTTACAGATTCTTTTTTAGAATCTTCAGGTCCAGTGGTAGGAGCAGATTTTTTCTTTTTGAATTTTGCCAAGGTAATTTTCTAGCGTGACTCGGGTAAACCATGTTTAATATCTTTGGTCAAAGATTGACCAAATCATAGCAAGGGTATAATTTTAGATATAAAATAGCATATTCATGACACTTTCTGGAATAGAACTTCGATATTTGGTTAATCAAATTTCAGAGCAAGTTCAAGACTATTACATTAGTAATATTTACGGCATTACAAAAGACAGTATTCTCTTCAAGCTTCATCATACAGAGAAAAGTGATCTTTTCATGATGATTTCAACATCAGGTGTTTGGTTGACCAAGGTAAAAATTGATCAAATAGAACCCAACAGACTTCTCAAAAGATTACGTAGTGATCTATTACGATTAAAATTAAAAAAGATTGAACAGATTGGTGCTGAAAGAATTGCATATTTTACGTTTGAAGGATTTGGAAAAGAATTTGTTCTAGTTGGAGAATTTTTTGGCGATGGGAATATTCTATTATGCAATAATGAAATGAAAATTCTTGCATTGCAGCATTCGATAGAAGTTAGACATCGTAAGTTAAGCGTAGGATTAGAATACGCGCAACCGCCAACTAGTGGACTAGATATCTTTAATCTCTCAGAATCAGATTTTGATGATCTAAAAACAACAGAATTAATTTGTGCTAAATGGTTTGGTCGAACTTTGGGCTTGCCAAAAAAATATGTTGAAGGAATTTTTGAAACTGCAAATGTTGATGGGAAAAAAATTGGTAATCTCTTAACAGTTGAAGAAATAAATAGAATTTTTGAAACTACAAAAAAAATTGTTTCAGACATAGTGTCAGGAAATCATGATCCAATAATAGTAAGAAATGAAAAAGTGGAAGTTCTTCCAATAAGATTAGGGAAAATAGAAGGAGAGATTACAAAAGCTAATAGCTTTATCGAAGGATTAGATACTGTATTTACTGAAAAAATTGTTGATAAAGGCAAGTCAATTCAGTCAAGTGGATCTGATAAAAAAATTAAAGAGCTTGAAACTCAAATTTCTGAACAAGAAAAAGCAATTGAAACAGTAAAAGAAAGATCAAAAAACATTACAAATGTAGCAAATTCTCTTTATCAAATGGTATCACAGGGAATAATATCAATAGAAGACAATTCTGCTCAGGATATTTTATCAGGTAATAATGCAAAGTTAATCACAGAAAAAGGAATTCCATTAATCGTAATTCAGGATGAAAAAATCAAAATAAATACCAAGGCTCCTCTTCAATCAATTGCTTCAGTATTATTCAATGAGGCAAAAAAACAATCAGGTGCAATAAAATCAATTGAGTCAATCAAAGAGAAAACTCTGAAAAAATTAGAAAAGCTTCAAAACAAAACAGAAGCTGAAAAAGATATCAGTATGATTTCAGAGATTAGAAAGAAAAATTGGTATGAAAGATATAGATGGTTCTTTACATCGGATGGCTTACTTACAATTGGTGGAAGAGATGCTGCATCAAATTCTGCTGTTGTTAGGAAACATTTGGTAAAAAATGACAAAATATTTCATGGTGATATTTTTGGTTCGCCTTTTTTCATTCTAAAAGAAGCTGAAAACGCCCCTGATAGGAGTATGAATGAAGTTGCACATGCCACTGTCTGCTTTAGTCGTGCATGGAAAGAAGGAATGTATGGTGTAAGTGCGTTTTGGGTTAATCCAGAACAGGTGAAAAAATCTGCTCCTAGTGGAGAATTTTTACCAAAAGGTTCCTTTACTATTGAAGGGCAAAGAAATTTTATCAAATCAGATACGCTCAAGCTTGCAGTGGGAATAATTCCACAAGATGATGATTATGTATTAACTTGTGGTCCACCAGAACCAATTAAAAAAAATTCTATTTGCTATGCAGTGATAGAACCACATGGGCTAGAGATGGCTGAGGCGGCAAAAAAAATACGTATTGAATTTTTGAAAATGCATGAAGAGATTGCAAGAAAAATTAATCTTGATGATTTTGTTCGTGTTTTGCCTTCAGGTAAAAGTCAGATTAAAGAGATATCTGTTGGAGATTTAGATATTAAGAAATTTACTGATACTGAATTAGATTAGAGTCAGTATCAAGAGATAATTTCATTCCAGTTTTAATAGATTCAAATTCTTCATTGCTAATTGTAACTAATGGAATATTTGCCAATGCACAACCAGTAGCTACGGTAAGATCTGCTTTCTGACATATCATGGCTAGAGGTGCAGAATTATTTGATTTGATGGAATAAATTGTATATGCACCAACACTGCTTCCAACTCCTGATGGAAATACAAGAATAACATCCTTGATTGATTCACCATAAAGATCATGATTATTGTCACTAATGATTCCAGTTTTTTTGTCAACGGTTCCAAGAAAATTTATGGGGTTTGTAGATTTTAAAACAGTTCCTTGAGCCTTGCCTGCAACTAGAACTTTCATCTTGTCTCATCTTGAATTATTTCTGATAAAGATTTTAGATTTACATCTACGCCGTTAGAATTTTTAAGATAAAATGCGCCCTTTATGCTATTTGTAGTAACTGCATCAACATTTTCTTTGTTTATCAAAGGAGTCAAGCACGTACAACAGTCAGAAAGAATTTCACATCCTGCACGCTCAAGTTCTGTTGTGTATCCAATTTTTTTTGCTTGCTCCTTTACAGTTCTAGGTAAAAATACCATACATCTTTTTTTAAAAGATCTTCCTTTTAGCATACTTGTAAGATCAGAAATCTCATCTAAACCCAATTGTGGACTACCGAGTGTGATTACATCACCTTTTTCTGCAGTGTTTAGCTCATCATGCACATTTTTCATCTCTTTTTCATCAAAATCTATTTTTTCACAATCAGAATCGCCTTCATCAAAAATGAATTTTGCACAAGTTCCTGATGTTCCCATCCCGCCACACATTGCTTTGCATTGTCTTTTATCCATCTCTGCAAGCCCTGAAATATTTACAGAAGTATCGCCAATTTTTCCTGCAAAAAATCCTAGCATCCCATATGTCAACTCGTTTGGATTTTTTACTTTCATGTTAATTGTAATGTTTGGTGAATCATCTTTTCTTAGTGAAGAGTATGGGCTTTTTCCAACGATTGCGCTTGCAAGTGCACTGAATGCGCTTTCTTTGTTTGTTTTTAGACTATCAAAAGAGTTTGCATGGATTGCAGCATTAGATTCTGCAAATGCGACTTGGGTTCCATCTTTTGGTATCTCAAAAATTTCATAAGGAATGCATGAAAATGAGGGGATGACACCCATTGTTTCATATGAGTTTTTAATAGAAAGCTGTTTTGAAATAAAATTTTCATCCAATCCATAATTTTTTACATTGTCTATATCAAATCCCATTGGGTTAAGAGTGGTTTTTACTGAAACTCTAGCAATCTTGCTAATATTAGATAGGAATTCCTCTCCCGCATCACCTATTGTATTGTAGTTTACACCCGAAAGATGAGCCCACTCAATTGGTATTAGTTTGTCAGCATCAGTTGCCTCACCTGTTGCAACTAAAATTCTGTATGCCATCTGCATAATTTCACCATGTTCACCTTTTAATGCAGATTCTTCTTCTCTGGTAAGCTCCATTGGTAAAGCTTTGTTACTACAGTTATAATACTTGTACGTAATTTTTAATTGAAAATGGAAAAAATTCTTCGCGGAATGACTGATACAATGAATTCTGTAAAGCCACCAAGAATTACTGCATTACAAGATCTTCATGATGCGGAGACCGGGCCTTTTAGTATTTTAATTGGAACAATACTTTCAGCTAGGACTAAAGATGAGGCTACAACAAAAGCAGTAAAAGCATTATTCTTAAAATATAAAAATCCAAAAGAACTTGCAAAGGCCAAAATTAAAGATGTAGAGAAAATAATAAAATCAATTGGGTTCTATCATGTAAAATCCAAAAGAATAATCGAAGTTGCAAGTATTATTGATAAAAAATACAAAGGAAAAGTTCCAGATGATTTAGATACTTTGGTGCAATTGCCAGGGGTTGGAAGAAAAACAGCTAATTGTGTATTGGTTTATGCATTTGAAAAACCCGCAATTCCAGTAGATATCCATGTTCATAGAATATCAAATAGATTAGGATTAGTAGATACCAAAAATCCCGAGGAGACAGAACAGGAATTGATGAAAAAAATTCAGAAAAAGTATTGGATTGATATTAATGATACATTTGTAATGTATGGACAAAATATTTGCAAACCAATATCACCAATGTGTAATGTATGTAAGATTAAAAAAAGTTGTAAATATTACAAAACTAAGAACGCTTCTTAGTTAGAAATAATACTCCTACAATTATTCCAACACCTGCTGCCATGTAAAATGGAAACATAGCAAATGCGTTCTTTGCAGGATCTCCAGAAAGAAATTCTATAATCATACTTCCAGAGTTTACAGCTGGTGGATCAGTAGAGCCTTCTTTTCCATATACTGAGTATGCGTCTATTGCAAATGTACCAATATCCAAATTAGTAACTACTATTCTTGCTCCATTATTGACTGTTAGTCCTGCCCTATCAGTATAGGATATTATAGATTTTGCTTGTGGATACCAACCTCTATCAAGATCCTTATGAACTACAATGTATCCTTCTTTTGGAGTTTGAACTGCAACCCAAAACTTGTTGTCAGGTTGAGATCCCATACCAACTTCAATAAATTCATCATGAGTCTCTTGATCATATAGTCTAAGAACTGCATTTCCATTTGGATTAGCATATAGTAAATTGTTATCAATAGTTACTTGCCAGCTAACAGCATGAACATCATCAAGAAATACTACTGGAGCTTCTCGCAATATTCGATTAAATTCATTTGAAGGAATATCTATTGTATCTATAAGTAATGATGGATTTGTTAATTCCTGTGCAAATGCAGGAGTTAAAGAAAATCCTAACAACAAAATTATGAATAGATACTTCACAAGCTAGAACAGACTTGATTGAATAAAAAGCTAATCAACAAATGGTTTTGGATGATCCAAAATCACTTTAGCAACTTCTGGTCGTAGAATAAATTCAGAAGGTGCTTGCCCATTTTGAATCATTTCTCTAAGTTTAGTTCCACTGATTTGCTCTTTATCATCATCTCCATGTGGACATGCTTTTGGGGTTGTATACGTTAGACATTTCCTGCAGTAGAAAAATGGTGGGAAAAATACTGGAGAAATTTCTAATTCAGGATAATCATCAAAGATTTTTTGTGCTGCAAATGGATCATAGAATTTTCCAACACCTGCGTGATCTCGTCCAATAATGATATGTGTGCATCCATAGTTTTGTCTCATAATTGCATGATGAATTGCCTCTTTTGGACCAGCATATTTCATTTCAGTGTGTAAAGTTCCAAGCATACATCTGTTTTCTGGATAGTATGATTTTATCATGGTTTCATAGCACTTGACAATAACCTCATCAACAAAGTCACCTGACTTTTTCTTTCCAATTATTGGATTAACAAATACGCCATCACGTGTAGTAATTGATGTTTTTTGCAGCATCTCATGTGCTACATGTGGTGGATTTCTGGTTTGAAATGCACAAATAGTCTTCCAGCCTGCCTTGACAAATGCTTCTCTAGTTTGATTTGGTGTTAGTCTATTGTTTCTAATTTCACTATCATTTGGTCTCTGAATATAGTCAATCTTTCCACCCACCAATTTATCTTTCATAGACATTGTCTTTGCAACACCTGGATGAGAATTATCATTTGTTCCATATACTCCCTGAACAGTTTTTTCCTTATCAAAAGAATAGATTTCATCAACGTGTAATACTGCAACTCCAACTCCGTCTGGATTTTTTAGCAATACGTCTTTTTCTTCTTTCATTTTAGATGCAGTTTGTTCATCTACATCGAGTACTATTGGAATAGTCCATGCTAGATCATTGGCCAATCTTCCTCGCGATACAACACTTTCAAAGTCTTGCTTTCCCAAAAATCCTTCAAGAGGACTAAATATCCCATCTGCAATATTTTCAACGTCATTTGCAAGATCTTCTGTAATTGTAATTGAGAATAATCCTGTGGTATCTACTTTGGTAATTCTGTTTACTAAAATTCCACCATGTGGTTTAATGGAGTTATCTTCTGACATAATATTCCTCTATTCAGGGTCTATATGAAGGCCACACTCTTTATTTCCTCCTTGTTCCCACCACCATCTTCCTGCACGAATGTCTTCTCCAGGTTTTATTGCTCTGGTACATGGCTCACATCCAATACTAGGATAACCCTTGTCAAGTAGACTGTTGTATGGTAAGTCGTTATTTTTGATATATTCTTGAATTTGATCCCAAGTCCAGTCAATTATCGGATTAATTTTTAGAATTCCACCATGTCCATGGTCTAGTTGAAACATTGTAACATTTTCTCTATTTTTTGTCTGCTCTCGTCTTAATCCTGTAATCCAGCCATCCAAAGTCTTTAGCATTTTGTTCATTGGGTGAACTTTGCGAATATCACAGCAAAGTTTCCTGTTCTCAATACTTTCATAGAACAAATTCATTCCTTTTTCTCTAACCATTTCTTCTACTTCTTTTGTATCAGGAAATAGAACTTCGATTGAAATGTTGTATTTTTTACTTACAATATCAATAATATCATAGGTTTCCTGGGGCAGTCTTCCTGTATCTAAAGTAAAGAATCGAAATTTTGGATTAATTTTTAGCATGATATCCATTAATACGGCATCTTCAGCACCAAAGCTGGAGGCTTTTGCAACTTTTGGATGAAGATTCTCAGAAACCCACTCAAGTGCGCCTTCTGTTGTATGAATATTAGAGTTTAAAGTATCTATTTGTTCTTGTGTAAATTGCACCACATTTTTACATAAAGTATTTGTTTTATATTGATTACCCGAAATTTTATCCTAAATTATAAACAAGTAGATTTCAATTTAAAAAATATGGATGAAATATCATATGTTATAGTTTTTCCAACTATTTTTTCAAAAAATAAAATCCCATTATTAATTACAAATATTAAAAAAATTTTAAAGATAAAAAAGCAGGAATTCAAATCTGTCAAACGAGATGATGACATAATTTTAGTTGATGCAAATGATCCTGTGTTTGCATCATCTGCAATCAATCTATTATTTGGAGTTGAAAAAATAGCAATTGCAAGACAGATAAAAAATGATTTTCAAAATATTATTTCAGAAATTACATCTATTGGTGGAAATCTACTACTAAAAGGCGAAAAATTTCTGGTTAAAGTTGAAGGAACCTCTAAAGGATTTCTTACAAAGGATGTTGAAATTGCTACAACATCAAGTATTATTGAAAAGAAACAAAATCTTGGTGCACATCCTGGAACTGATGAAAATTATGACAAATTACTATATTCATATTTAACAAAAAATAATGCATACATCTGTATTTTCTCAGACAAAGGTAATGGTGGTATTCCAAATGAAATACAAAAGGAGAAAACAATTTGTGCAGTATATGACGAATTATCTGCTGTATCATGTTTTGAAACCATTAAACAAGGAAATGATGTAAAGATAATAGTTTGTTACAGACAAAAATCTGAATTGATGAATCTAGCTAAAATCATTAATCAAATTTTACCAAGGCTTGCACAAGATAATGTGGAATTAGAGTTCTTTGAATTAAAAATCAAACCAACTGGAATTAAAAACTATTTGATTTATATAAATTCAATTTTACAAATAATGCTGCAGTATACAAACACCCGCATTTCAATAGCATTATCACCCTTGATATTTTCTTCAAATTTTATTGATAATTCACTAAAACAGATATTTGAAAAAAAGAAAATTCCAATAATGCCACTTGCAGGAGTAGATTCCAGATTATTTAATGATGCAAAAGAGATTGGTCTAGAAAGGAATTTGAAAAAACTAGAAAAGATAATCCCCATTACCACAGATGAAGTTCCAATTTACGCAAAAAAAGAAGTAGAATCTTGCTTTAAAACAAAGAAAATCATTTCAATTAAAGTGGGACCTAACAATGTTCACGATATTCTAGATTCATTTGAAGAGAACCACTGAGAATTTAAACGGCATAATTGGTTTTATGTCATGCTCAAAATAGGAGAATTCATCTATCCCTGGGGAAGCGGTCATTATTCAAGAATGATGAGACTAAATCAAGTACTCGAAGATCATATAAAAGAAAAATTTGAAGTTCATTTTTCAAGTAAAGATCATGTTTATGAAAAATTATTGAAGAAATTTCCAGATCAAAAAGAGAAAATTCATGAGATTCTGATGCCAACTCCAATTGATGGAAAATTTGGTCCGAGTGTAACAATGTCTTTAATGAATCTATTATTACCAATTTCAAAAAACCCACCACTCGTAAGACAAATTGCAAATTATTTGAGAGAGGAAAGAAAACTCTACAATAAAGAAAAATTTGATTTGGTAATTAATGATGGAGATATGGGATCAAATATCTTAGCAAAAAATAGAAACATTCCAAGTTTATTTGTAACAAATCAATTTAGACCAAAACTATACAATTCAAGAGCATATCTTTATCCATCATTAATTTTTGTTGCAAAACAAATTGCAAAAGCTACAAAAATTCTAGTTGCAGATTCCCCACCACCATATACAATGTGTGAGTATAATCTAAATTTCATTAGTGAAGTCAAAGATAAAGTAATCTATGTAGGTCATTTTACTGGTAATAAAATTCTAAATGAGGAAAAAACTGATCTTGAAAAGCTAGTTGAGAATAGTGAATTTGGATATTGGATGAGAACTGGAAACAAATCTGCAAATGATGGAACTGGTCAGAGATATGAAAAAGTTTTTCAACAAAAAGAGATGAAAAATGAAAAAAGAATTATCTCACATGCAAGAAATGAATCAGATATAGATTCTGTAACAGCTAAAAATGGCAAGAAATATTCAATTATAGAAGCACTAGATAAAAAAATTGATTGGATACAAATTGATATTGGTTTTCTATCTGAGAATCAAAAAGATACAATACTGAATTTATGTAAATATGCAGTAGTTAATGGTTCACATACTGTAATGGGTGAAATAATGGGCGGAAAATCAAAACCAATTATCGGGATTCCAATTCATGATGAACATACAAACAACATTTTATGGGCACAAGAAAAGAATTTAGGAATTCTGGCTACTAAAACATCGCATGTAATTGATGCAATTTCCAAAATTAAGAATGATTATCAAGTATTTGAGGGGCATTTGAATGAATTCTCAAAAAATTTCGTTCCTAATGGAGCAGAAAACTCAGCAAGGATTGCAGCTGAAATGCTAGAAGAAAAGAGATAATAGATTATTTTAAGAATTTTGCTCATCTGGCACGCGGGATTTCGATGGGCGAACGGACCGCAAGGGATGATGAAAAA
It contains:
- a CDS encoding glycosyl transferase, which produces MLKIGEFIYPWGSGHYSRMMRLNQVLEDHIKEKFEVHFSSKDHVYEKLLKKFPDQKEKIHEILMPTPIDGKFGPSVTMSLMNLLLPISKNPPLVRQIANYLREERKLYNKEKFDLVINDGDMGSNILAKNRNIPSLFVTNQFRPKLYNSRAYLYPSLIFVAKQIAKATKILVADSPPPYTMCEYNLNFISEVKDKVIYVGHFTGNKILNEEKTDLEKLVENSEFGYWMRTGNKSANDGTGQRYEKVFQQKEMKNEKRIISHARNESDIDSVTAKNGKKYSIIEALDKKIDWIQIDIGFLSENQKDTILNLCKYAVVNGSHTVMGEIMGGKSKPIIGIPIHDEHTNNILWAQEKNLGILATKTSHVIDAISKIKNDYQVFEGHLNEFSKNFVPNGAENSARIAAEMLEEKR